The Hypnocyclicus thermotrophus genome includes a window with the following:
- a CDS encoding sensor histidine kinase, with amino-acid sequence MYLKEDIELNEFWKVIKEWQKKNLKNIEELKKEKVKLDKLISLIDIGVIMFDEEKNILAYNREFKYSFFNNLNTLKYYEKIENLDIIEVLNQLYKNKKRLSKEIFLTDYKKYYFIKGRYLKNEKLYILSARDITQSKEIKEIEKRFISNISHELKTPLTNIKGYLIALRDENDEIIKNNFLNIAENNIEKLENIIQDFLNIQKIEASNVLNKYPTNIDNLFKDILEILGNIIEKKNVDFKYELKLRGKEPILNIDREKIKVLLKNLIENAIIYNDKENPIIRARVEEEQNYINIYVSDNGIGIPKGEIKNIFDRFYRIDKARTTNKAGTGLGLSIVKEITELYSGIIDIRSQEGEGTTFKIKLLK; translated from the coding sequence ATGTATTTAAAAGAAGATATAGAGCTTAATGAATTTTGGAAAGTAATAAAAGAATGGCAGAAAAAAAATTTAAAAAATATTGAAGAACTAAAAAAAGAAAAAGTGAAATTAGATAAGCTTATATCTCTTATTGATATAGGAGTTATAATGTTTGATGAAGAGAAAAATATATTGGCCTATAATAGAGAGTTTAAATACAGTTTTTTTAATAATTTAAATACATTAAAGTATTATGAAAAAATAGAAAATTTAGATATAATTGAAGTATTAAATCAACTCTATAAGAATAAAAAAAGATTAAGCAAAGAAATATTTTTGACAGATTATAAAAAATATTATTTTATAAAAGGAAGATATTTAAAAAATGAAAAACTTTACATTTTATCTGCAAGAGATATAACTCAAAGCAAAGAAATAAAAGAAATAGAAAAAAGGTTTATTTCTAATATAAGTCATGAGCTTAAAACACCACTTACAAATATAAAAGGTTATCTTATAGCACTTCGAGATGAAAATGATGAAATCATAAAAAATAATTTTTTAAATATTGCAGAAAATAACATAGAAAAGTTAGAAAATATTATACAAGATTTTTTAAATATTCAAAAAATAGAAGCAAGTAATGTATTAAATAAATATCCTACTAATATAGATAATTTATTTAAAGATATATTAGAAATTTTAGGAAATATAATAGAAAAGAAAAATGTAGATTTTAAATACGAGCTTAAACTTCGTGGAAAAGAACCAATATTAAATATAGATAGAGAGAAAATAAAAGTTTTATTAAAAAATCTTATTGAAAATGCAATTATATATAATGATAAAGAGAATCCAATAATAAGGGCTAGAGTAGAAGAAGAACAAAATTATATAAATATATATGTAAGTGATAATGGGATTGGTATACCAAAAGGTGAGATTAAAAATATATTTGATAGATTTTATAGAATAGATAAAGCAAGAACAACAAACAAAGCAGGAACAGGATTAGGATTATCAATTGTTAAAGAGATAACAGAACTTTATTCTGGAATTATAGATATAAGAAGTCAAGAAGGAGAAGGAACTACCTTTAAAATAAAATTATTAAAATAA
- a CDS encoding response regulator transcription factor: MKILVIEDDGEIRTLITYFLRKENYEIEEADNGLDGLKLVKTFNPDLIVLDLMLPNLDGINLTEMIRKMPEKYGNPYIIMLTAKTEIEDVLKGLDIGADDYMKKPFDPRELLLRIKKLLNRGKKISDSIIKYGDIVIDKNKYQVTEHGKEIILSKKEYDLLLFLIKNKGIVLTREKILNKVWSSNYYSGDRSVDVYVGKIRDKLKSISHNIKTIKGVGYRLDEEN; encoded by the coding sequence ATGAAAATTTTAGTAATAGAAGATGATGGTGAGATTAGAACACTAATAACATATTTTTTAAGAAAAGAAAATTATGAAATAGAAGAAGCTGATAATGGATTAGATGGACTAAAACTCGTAAAAACTTTTAATCCTGATTTGATAGTATTAGATTTAATGCTTCCAAATTTAGATGGAATAAATTTAACTGAGATGATTAGGAAAATGCCTGAAAAATATGGTAATCCTTATATAATAATGCTTACAGCAAAAACAGAGATAGAAGATGTTTTAAAAGGATTAGACATTGGTGCAGATGATTACATGAAAAAACCATTTGATCCAAGAGAACTTTTACTTAGAATAAAAAAATTATTAAATAGAGGAAAGAAAATATCCGATTCTATAATAAAATATGGTGATATAGTAATAGATAAAAATAAATATCAAGTAACAGAACATGGAAAAGAAATAATATTATCTAAAAAAGAATATGACTTGCTTTTATTTTTAATAAAAAATAAAGGAATTGTATTAACTAGAGAAAAAATACTTAATAAAGTATGGAGCTCAAATTATTACTCTGGAGATAGATCAGTAGATGTATATGTGGGTAAAATTAGAGATAAATTAAAATCTATATCTCATAATATAAAAACTATAAAAGGAGTAGGATACCGATTAGACGAAGAGAATTAA
- a CDS encoding phosphate signaling complex PhoU family protein, which yields MRNLEQTLNIINEKTVEMIKKSIRGLEIIDIILKKGEFDKSLYGESKLLEEDCDDLELVLDELIVETIARFQPAAGNLRYLVGVLQIVTDLERISDLNTGILKLIKRSVRDENMLNKTVLEILENMSAKVLKIFKTFELAFIEKKIENTYFVFGLDDEIDDLRDDCIKTVEELVKKDINFVSKASKVIVVAQKFERIADIIQNLSENYVYIRKGDVLKHQTMGE from the coding sequence ATGAGAAATTTAGAGCAAACACTTAATATAATAAATGAAAAAACAGTCGAAATGATAAAAAAATCAATTAGAGGACTAGAGATAATAGATATTATATTAAAAAAAGGTGAATTTGATAAATCTTTATATGGGGAATCAAAACTTTTAGAAGAAGATTGTGATGATTTAGAGCTTGTATTAGATGAATTAATTGTAGAAACAATAGCTAGATTTCAACCAGCAGCAGGGAATCTTAGATATTTAGTTGGAGTACTTCAAATTGTTACAGATCTTGAAAGAATAAGTGATCTTAATACTGGAATATTAAAGCTTATAAAAAGAAGTGTAAGAGATGAAAATATGTTAAATAAAACAGTTTTAGAAATTTTAGAAAATATGTCTGCAAAAGTTTTAAAAATTTTTAAGACTTTTGAATTAGCATTTATAGAAAAGAAAATAGAAAATACATATTTTGTATTTGGATTAGATGATGAAATAGATGATCTTAGAGATGATTGTATAAAAACAGTAGAAGAATTAGTAAAAAAAGATATAAATTTTGTATCTAAAGCTAGTAAAGTTATTGTAGTAGCACAAAAATTTGAAAGAATAGCAGATATTATACAAAATTTATCAGAAAATTATGTATATATAAGAAAAGGTGATGTATTAAAACATCAAACTATGGGAGAATAA
- the pstB gene encoding phosphate ABC transporter ATP-binding protein PstB encodes MKNNLRLEVKNFSFYYGSFQALKNINMNIEKNKVTALIGPSGCGKSTFLRSINRMNDLIEGVKYEGEILLDGENIFNKDYDIVDLRKKVGMVFQRPNPFPKSIYENIVYGPRLHGEKNKNKLMEIVESSLKAVALWDEVKDKLHKSALGLSGGQQQRLCIARAIAVKPEILLMDEPTSALDPISTSKIEELVRELEKDYTIIIVTHNMQQAARISEYTGFFYQGEVEEFDKTEIIFTNPKNKKTEDYITGKFG; translated from the coding sequence ATGAAAAATAATTTAAGGTTAGAGGTTAAAAATTTTAGTTTTTATTATGGAAGTTTTCAAGCATTAAAAAATATAAATATGAATATAGAAAAAAATAAAGTGACAGCTCTTATAGGACCTTCTGGTTGTGGGAAATCTACTTTTCTTCGTTCTATAAATAGAATGAATGATTTGATAGAAGGAGTAAAATATGAAGGAGAAATTTTATTAGATGGAGAAAACATATTTAATAAAGATTATGATATTGTAGACCTTAGAAAAAAAGTAGGAATGGTATTTCAAAGACCAAACCCATTTCCAAAATCAATATATGAAAATATAGTATATGGACCGAGATTACATGGAGAAAAAAATAAAAATAAATTAATGGAAATAGTAGAATCAAGTTTAAAAGCAGTAGCACTATGGGACGAAGTAAAAGATAAATTACATAAATCAGCACTCGGTTTATCAGGAGGACAACAACAAAGACTTTGTATAGCTAGAGCGATTGCTGTAAAACCAGAAATTTTACTTATGGATGAACCAACTAGTGCACTTGATCCTATCTCAACATCAAAAATAGAAGAACTTGTGAGAGAGTTAGAAAAAGATTATACTATTATTATAGTAACACATAATATGCAACAAGCAGCAAGAATATCAGAGTATACTGGATTTTTCTACCAAGGTGAAGTAGAAGAATTTGATAAAACAGAAATAATATTCACTAATCCTAAAAATAAAAAAACAGAAGATTATATTACTGGAAAATTTGGATAA
- the pstA gene encoding phosphate ABC transporter permease PstA produces the protein MLNRVKRRKLIDNIFKNIVFLCTMFGVVILVVLMFDILRKGLGWINLNFLTHFPSRFPKKAGLASAIVGTSWIITLTALIAFPLGVGTALYLEEYANKTTKFFKILELNIANLAGVPSIVYGMLGLSVFVQMLGFGRSILSGAFTLALLILPVVIVSAQEAIKAVPNSAKEGAYALGMTKWQMIKCVVLPYAMPGMLTGSILALSRAAGEAAPLIVVGAAAYVPFFPKNIFDIFTVMPIQIYNWTSRPQEDFQYIAAAGIIVLMILLLSANGLAIYLRNKYQQDI, from the coding sequence ATGCTAAATAGAGTAAAAAGAAGAAAATTAATTGATAATATATTTAAGAATATAGTTTTTTTATGTACTATGTTTGGAGTAGTAATATTAGTGGTACTTATGTTTGATATACTTAGAAAAGGACTTGGTTGGATAAATTTAAATTTCTTAACACATTTTCCTTCAAGATTTCCTAAAAAAGCAGGTCTTGCTTCAGCAATTGTAGGAACTAGTTGGATAATAACTTTAACAGCACTTATAGCCTTTCCACTTGGAGTAGGAACAGCACTTTATTTAGAAGAATATGCAAATAAAACAACAAAGTTTTTTAAAATATTAGAGCTTAATATAGCAAACCTAGCGGGTGTTCCATCGATAGTATATGGAATGTTAGGATTATCAGTATTTGTTCAAATGTTAGGATTTGGAAGAAGTATATTATCGGGAGCTTTTACATTGGCATTACTTATTTTACCAGTAGTTATAGTATCAGCTCAAGAAGCGATAAAAGCTGTACCAAATTCAGCAAAAGAGGGAGCTTATGCACTTGGCATGACAAAATGGCAAATGATAAAATGTGTGGTATTACCTTATGCAATGCCAGGAATGCTTACAGGAAGTATATTAGCACTTTCAAGAGCAGCAGGAGAAGCTGCACCATTAATAGTTGTAGGAGCAGCTGCTTATGTACCATTTTTTCCAAAAAATATATTTGATATATTCACAGTAATGCCTATTCAAATATATAACTGGACTTCGAGACCTCAAGAAGATTTTCAGTACATCGCAGCAGCAGGAATTATAGTACTTATGATATTACTTCTTAGTGCAAATGGATTAGCAATATATTTAAGAAATAAATATCAACAAGATATATAA
- the pstC gene encoding phosphate ABC transporter permease subunit PstC — translation MSKDTVKKRAYFMDKLIRYMLVIFSLISIITTILIVFTLFGESFVFFKEVSIKEFLTGTLWSPVIKPQKFGVLPLLVGSLLIAIISGIISIPIGLGSAIYLSEYSSDKLRKILKPILEILAGIPSIVYGFFALTFITPLFRRIIPNLEIFNALSAGIAVGIMTIPMVASLSEDAMRAVPNAMREGAYGLGSTTFEVSTKVVIPAALSGIVSSFILAISRAIGETMIVAIAAGANPSLNFNPLKTIQTMTGFMVNVSLGDIPHGSIEYRTLFAVGALLFIMTFIMNIIAKVVINRYREEY, via the coding sequence TTGAGTAAAGATACAGTAAAAAAAAGAGCATATTTTATGGATAAATTAATTAGATATATGTTAGTTATATTTTCATTAATATCTATAATTACAACAATTTTAATAGTTTTTACTTTATTTGGAGAATCATTTGTATTTTTTAAAGAAGTATCAATAAAAGAATTTTTAACAGGAACATTATGGAGTCCAGTTATAAAACCACAAAAATTTGGAGTGTTACCATTATTAGTAGGTTCATTATTGATAGCAATTATATCTGGAATTATATCAATTCCAATAGGATTGGGAAGTGCTATATATTTAAGTGAATATTCTTCCGATAAGCTAAGAAAAATATTAAAACCTATATTAGAAATTTTAGCAGGAATTCCATCAATAGTTTATGGATTTTTTGCACTTACATTTATTACACCATTATTTAGACGAATTATTCCTAATTTAGAGATTTTTAATGCACTTAGTGCAGGAATAGCGGTAGGAATAATGACTATACCAATGGTAGCATCACTTAGTGAAGATGCAATGAGAGCAGTTCCAAATGCAATGAGAGAAGGTGCATATGGACTTGGTTCTACAACATTTGAAGTATCTACCAAAGTAGTAATACCGGCAGCATTATCTGGGATAGTATCATCATTTATATTAGCTATTTCAAGAGCTATTGGTGAAACGATGATAGTTGCCATTGCAGCAGGAGCAAATCCTAGTTTAAATTTTAATCCATTAAAAACAATTCAAACTATGACAGGATTTATGGTAAATGTAAGTTTAGGAGATATTCCTCATGGTTCTATAGAATATAGAACTTTATTTGCTGTTGGTGCTTTATTATTTATTATGACATTTATAATGAATATAATTGCAAAAGTAGTTATAAATAGATATAGGGAGGAATATTAA
- a CDS encoding PstS family phosphate ABC transporter substrate-binding protein, translating into MKKILALVMAVVVLSTSAYAGLFFSKKQDKNRLSGEIVIDGSSTVYPITEAMAEEFRAENRDVRISVGVSGSGGGFKKFTVGTTDISDASRPIKNKEVKIAKENGIEYEEIAVAYDGLSVLVNKDNNFVDYLTVEELKKIWKSGSNVKYWSDVREGWPKEEIKLYGPGPDSGTFDYFTEEINGESGNIRSDYTPSEDDNVLVQGIVGEKNSLGFFGFAYYYENKDKMKVVPIDSGKGAVEPNHETIMSKEYSPLSRPLFIYINKKALSEKPQVKAFVKFYLENAMDIVPETGYVTLPQEKYDEQLSKLGLK; encoded by the coding sequence ATGAAAAAAATATTAGCTTTAGTAATGGCAGTAGTAGTACTTTCAACAAGTGCTTATGCAGGATTATTTTTTAGCAAAAAACAAGATAAAAACAGATTATCAGGGGAAATAGTAATAGATGGATCATCAACTGTTTATCCAATAACAGAAGCAATGGCCGAAGAATTTAGAGCAGAAAATAGAGATGTAAGAATATCTGTTGGAGTATCTGGTTCTGGAGGTGGATTTAAAAAATTTACAGTAGGAACTACTGATATTAGTGATGCATCTAGACCAATAAAAAATAAAGAAGTAAAAATAGCAAAAGAAAATGGAATAGAATATGAAGAAATAGCAGTAGCATATGATGGATTATCAGTGTTAGTAAATAAAGATAATAATTTTGTTGATTATTTAACAGTAGAAGAATTAAAAAAAATTTGGAAATCAGGAAGTAATGTAAAGTATTGGTCAGATGTAAGAGAAGGATGGCCAAAAGAAGAAATTAAATTATATGGTCCAGGACCTGATTCAGGAACATTTGATTATTTTACAGAAGAAATAAATGGTGAAAGTGGAAATATTAGAAGTGATTATACACCAAGTGAAGATGATAATGTATTAGTACAAGGAATAGTTGGAGAAAAAAATTCTTTAGGATTTTTCGGATTTGCTTATTACTATGAAAATAAAGATAAAATGAAAGTAGTCCCTATTGATAGTGGAAAAGGTGCAGTAGAACCAAATCATGAGACTATAATGTCAAAAGAATACTCGCCGCTTTCAAGACCTTTATTTATATATATAAATAAAAAAGCATTATCAGAAAAACCACAAGTAAAAGCTTTTGTAAAATTTTATTTAGAAAATGCTATGGATATAGTTCCTGAAACAGGATATGTGACATTGCCACAAGAAAAATATGATGAGCAATTATCTAAATTAGGATTAAAATAA
- the nagB gene encoding glucosamine-6-phosphate deaminase has protein sequence MRLIISDRMSEWAALYVAKKIKKATKKEQKFVLGLPTGGTPLKMYENLIKLYKEGLISFKNVYTFNMDEYVGIPEEHPESYHTFMYKNFFNHIDIPKENIHILNGNAPDLIKECEEYEEKMKKLGGIDLFIGGVGSDGHIAFNEPGSSLSSRTRIKTLNKDTQIANSRFFDNDIDKVPKTALTVGVGTILDSKEVLILVSGYNKALALQQGVEGSVNHMWTITALQTHKTAIIVCDEDATAELKVKTVKYFKELEEENLDIEKFKSVVQNI, from the coding sequence ATGAGATTAATAATTTCAGATAGAATGAGTGAATGGGCAGCATTATATGTGGCTAAAAAAATAAAAAAAGCAACCAAAAAAGAACAAAAATTTGTATTAGGTCTACCTACAGGAGGAACACCTCTTAAAATGTATGAAAATTTAATAAAATTATATAAGGAAGGATTAATTTCATTTAAAAATGTATATACATTTAATATGGATGAATATGTAGGTATACCAGAGGAACATCCAGAAAGTTATCATACATTTATGTATAAAAACTTTTTTAATCATATAGATATACCAAAAGAAAATATTCATATTTTAAATGGAAATGCCCCTGATTTAATAAAAGAGTGTGAAGAATATGAAGAAAAAATGAAAAAATTGGGAGGAATAGACCTATTCATAGGTGGAGTTGGTTCTGATGGCCATATAGCATTTAATGAACCTGGTTCATCATTATCTTCAAGAACAAGAATAAAAACTTTAAATAAAGATACTCAAATAGCAAACTCAAGATTTTTTGATAATGATATAGATAAAGTACCAAAAACAGCTCTTACAGTAGGAGTAGGAACTATACTTGATTCAAAAGAAGTACTTATATTAGTAAGTGGATATAATAAAGCATTGGCACTTCAACAAGGAGTAGAAGGAAGTGTAAATCATATGTGGACAATTACAGCACTTCAAACTCATAAAACAGCTATAATTGTATGTGATGAAGATGCAACAGCTGAATTAAAAGTAAAAACAGTAAAATATTTTAAAGAACTTGAAGAAGAAAATCTTGATATAGAAAAATTTAAAAGTGTAGTACAAAATATTTAA
- the nagA gene encoding N-acetylglucosamine-6-phosphate deacetylase translates to MKALINGNIILKDKILEQHVIIFNKKILDILTFNDYKQKYKNIEEIDVHGKYISAGFIDIHIHGANNSDVMDGTRESLENIAKTIAKNGVTGFLATTMTMSREDILKALKNIKNNIDIDSGAKILGTHLEGPFINEKYKGAQSSDYILNPEYKLIENYTDIIKIITYAPEKDKNFEFTHKMCNCHKDITLSIGHSNATYNIAMEAIQKGARHITHLFNAMTGLHHRNPGIVGAAFNSDVSCEIIADNIHINPANYHIVFKQKSKDKIVLITDSMRAACLKSGKYDLGGQDVYVDEKAARLEDGTLAGSILRLNNAVKNIHDEIDISLVDLINLVTLNPAKIIGVDNIKGSIKKDKYSDFAIFDKEFNVDMTIVEGKIVYNKGKK, encoded by the coding sequence ATGAAAGCTTTAATTAATGGAAATATCATTTTAAAAGATAAAATATTAGAGCAACACGTAATTATATTTAATAAAAAAATATTAGATATTTTAACTTTTAATGATTATAAACAAAAATATAAAAATATAGAAGAAATAGATGTACATGGTAAATATATATCAGCAGGATTTATAGATATTCATATACATGGTGCTAATAATAGTGATGTAATGGATGGTACAAGAGAATCACTTGAAAATATTGCAAAAACAATTGCTAAAAATGGTGTAACTGGATTTTTAGCTACTACAATGACTATGTCTAGAGAAGATATATTAAAAGCACTTAAAAATATAAAAAATAATATAGATATAGATAGTGGTGCAAAAATACTTGGTACACATCTTGAAGGCCCGTTTATTAACGAAAAATATAAAGGTGCTCAATCTAGTGATTATATATTAAATCCTGAATATAAACTTATTGAAAATTATACAGATATAATAAAAATAATTACATATGCACCTGAAAAAGATAAAAATTTTGAATTCACACATAAAATGTGTAATTGTCATAAAGATATTACTTTATCTATAGGGCATAGTAATGCTACATATAATATAGCAATGGAAGCAATACAAAAAGGTGCTAGACACATAACGCATTTATTTAATGCTATGACAGGACTACATCATAGAAATCCTGGAATTGTAGGAGCTGCATTTAATAGTGATGTTAGTTGCGAAATTATTGCTGATAATATACATATAAACCCTGCAAATTATCATATAGTTTTCAAACAAAAATCAAAAGATAAAATAGTATTAATAACGGATTCTATGAGAGCAGCTTGTCTAAAAAGTGGAAAATATGATCTTGGAGGACAAGATGTATATGTAGATGAAAAAGCTGCAAGACTTGAAGATGGTACTTTAGCTGGAAGCATACTTAGATTAAATAATGCAGTAAAAAATATTCATGATGAAATAGATATATCACTTGTGGATTTAATAAATTTAGTTACTTTAAATCCGGCAAAAATAATAGGAGTAGATAATATAAAAGGAAGTATAAAAAAAGATAAATATAGTGATTTTGCTATATTTGATAAAGAATTCAACGTTGATATGACTATTGTAGAAGGGAAAATAGTATACAATAAAGGTAAAAAATAA
- the murQ gene encoding N-acetylmuramic acid 6-phosphate etherase, protein MSIDRNKKTINIDKASSLEIVEMMNEEDKKIAFEVEKSKNIIAKAINEVTDIIKNGGRMVYIGSGTSGKLAVIDASECPPTFGINDNTIIALISGGREAISYWKEETEDNRELAINDLREIGFSNRDVLIAVSASGNTPYAIEGIKFANQIGAKTLSIFCNKNGKMKEISNIPILIDVGPEVIAGSTRLKAGTAQKMVLNMLSTGVMIKLGYVYSNLMINVKPINKKLKERVVDMVNIVTNEDKNKIKKILERNGYNAKDVIKALKKGE, encoded by the coding sequence ATGAGTATAGATAGAAATAAAAAAACAATAAATATTGATAAAGCTAGTAGTCTTGAAATAGTTGAAATGATGAATGAAGAAGATAAAAAAATAGCTTTTGAAGTAGAAAAATCTAAAAATATCATTGCAAAAGCTATTAATGAAGTAACAGATATAATAAAAAATGGCGGAAGAATGGTATATATAGGAAGTGGAACAAGTGGTAAATTAGCTGTAATTGATGCATCAGAATGTCCTCCAACATTTGGTATAAATGATAATACTATAATTGCCTTGATATCTGGAGGAAGAGAAGCAATATCATACTGGAAAGAAGAAACAGAAGATAATAGAGAGTTAGCAATAAATGATTTGAGAGAGATAGGATTTTCAAATAGAGATGTATTAATTGCTGTATCTGCTAGTGGAAATACTCCATATGCTATTGAAGGAATAAAATTTGCTAATCAAATAGGTGCAAAAACATTATCAATATTTTGTAATAAAAATGGAAAAATGAAAGAAATATCTAATATTCCTATTTTAATTGATGTAGGACCTGAAGTAATAGCGGGCTCTACTAGATTAAAGGCGGGAACAGCTCAAAAAATGGTATTAAATATGCTCAGTACAGGTGTAATGATAAAACTTGGTTATGTATATAGTAATCTTATGATAAATGTAAAACCAATAAATAAAAAATTAAAAGAGCGTGTAGTAGATATGGTAAATATTGTTACTAATGAAGATAAAAATAAAATTAAAAAAATATTAGAAAGAAATGGATATAATGCTAAGGATGTCATAAAAGCATTGAAAAAAGGTGAATAA